The Sander lucioperca isolate FBNREF2018 chromosome 4, SLUC_FBN_1.2, whole genome shotgun sequence DNA segment cttctttaactTTTTTGCTAGTTCGTGCTTTAGTTTTATGATCtcactttattttaattattttacttATTGTGTATGTTGTAGTTTGGGATGCACTCTGATCTGGGTAAGGTCATTCAGAGTCTGCTGGACGAGTTCTGGAAAAGTCCTCCTGCCTTGATGTCAACTGGCTCTGCTGGCTTTCCATAGTGAGTTTCCTCTTATATTCATGGATTAAGTCCCCTGAGACCAGATGTATAAACTATGCGTAGAGCTACGCCTATCATAAACTGTTTTTTATAAAGTAGGAATGTGCACACCTCACGCATACTTCAGACCAGGCATACACAGGATTTAAGCTGCGATAGCTGCGGGTGATATGATAAGGAGGAGATTGAATACAAGTTGAGAGACAGgtagcattgtttttttaggtCGTTTTCCAATTTCACTGAGTGTGTTGTTATTTATGTTAGTCGCCACAGTTCTGTAAAATGTCAATCCAAGGCACATTTATGAATTTCATTTTGAATGATTTATGAGTGACacatttcatcattttttttacttacatTTGAGCCATTATCTCCCTGTTAGTAATCGCTTCATTTGATCCTGAATTGTAAAGCACCCTGTGAAGTCTGTTTCAACATGAGAGCTAAATAAATCATTGATCATCCTTCTGACGTGGAGTGGACACAACTATCAACATGCAAACGGTGTTTAAGGGTGTTTCTACATCCATTTAGGGCTAACTGTGGGAGTGGAAATGAGGCTCATGCACATTCGCCCAGTTCCATATATATAAAACCGAATCAGGCATATAGATCAGACTAAAAGAACTATgcatatttctgtctttgtgtgtagcCTACACACAGTTTTAGTTGTGACTCTACACAGAGTTTTTTGCATCTGGCCCATCATTGGCCGGCGTTAGATTTGTGTCAAACTATAGTCATAAATAGCCCGGTATTGTAAAAAGACCCAGcttgtaaaataaatacattttttactaTATTTTGAATACTTTAGTGAAATAATCTCATTTCCTCCCGCATTTACCCATCAGCATGTACAAGTCGTCAGGCATGGCTCCTTACCCCACTCAGGCTTACCACTACGGTCCTCGCCACGTGGGCCCCGGTCACACGCCGCCTCCTGGGCCAGGCCCAGCTCCAGCTCTCATGCCTCACCCAGGGGCCGACGGTGCCCATGGGCCCCCTCGAGCTCCAGCTCCATACGGAGTGATTTCTGACCTGCCACTGCCTGTTCCTACTGGAGACTCACAGGTACACTGATAATGGATAAGTGGGTCGATAACATCCATTCTAAGCACAATTACAAACCTATAAAGGACTATGATATGAGCTATAAGTCTTTAGAAAGTGTATATATTtaagtaaatatatatacattaagTGTTACCTTGTAAACAGCTTGTCATGAATGAACACAGAGGAGCTTTCCACAGCTCCAGTGCTTTGAAAAGCAAATCAAGCATTGACAGTTTGCAAGGCGTCAGGTTCATCaacctattaaaaaaaaagaatgctaaAAGCAAGATGTAGAACAACAATGTCTCAAACATTGACACtgacaacccaaggtttctcaAGCAACACTTTCAGATTAGATCCATTTTTCCCTGAAACtgattgtgtgtatttgtatttatttgaggATTTTGCCGCTATTTACACAAACCAATTGCCCTTCGGGTTCAGACAAATCTGTCGACACTGACATTAATTCATTGAAGAATGTGACTTGCTGATTctactgctgtctgtttcaggcTGGACTGAACGGACACATGTACAAGATGCCTGAGATTCCTGAGTCTTTTCCTGAACTCTGTGACTTGAAGTAAAGTATTTCCACATATTGTCAACTTAAAACACCTTTGAATTAAGATATTATATAAGCAGGTTGTAATGTGTGTTTTAGATAAGGGAAAACATTCTTTTGAACCTATAATTCATGTCTGTGTTCTCTTGTTATCTTACTTACTGCTGTACATCTACCTATGTCTACCACCTCTGATGCACCCCAACCTAGTCTGGCCCAGTTGTCCAACATGTCTGAAAACGAGGATTTGTTACTGGAGTTCTTTGTGAGTTTGCCACAACTGAAACAGGTCACCAGTGATAAAGAAGAACTGATCACCAATATAGTTGATGTGGCTAGTAAGTTCCTCTTCTGCCGCTGGACTGAAGGTCTTGATGTTTCAATCATGAAAGAGAAGTTTAAATTTAGTTGAGCATTACAAAGATTTGTGCATCTCTGTTTGTCACTTACAGAGAAAAATCTTCAGATGGAGCCACAGCTGGAAGGAAAAAGACAAGAAATGCTCTACAAGGTCAGCTATTACATCCAATCTCTCCCTGTCTATctctcaaacaaacaaacaaacaaacaaactgtggccggttagctcagttggtagagcgggcgcacatatgcagaggtttattcctcaacgcagaaggtccagggttggagtccgacctgtgacggttttcttgcatgtcttcccccctctctctcccctttcatatctcagctttcctatccaataaaggcggaaatgccccaaaaaaaacacacacacaaaaaacacattcatgcTATTGTCTAACAGCTTATGATGTGCGTTTTGTCTGTTGACAGTATGAACAGCTGACTCAGATGAAGTCGGCTTTTGAGACAAGGATGCAGAGACAGCATGAGCTCAGTGAGGTAAGAGGCTACACTCATCACACTGTGGTTTAAATGATAATAGGTTTTAAGTGCAGATGCTCCTATTTGTTTTAAAGctgctgatgtttttttaatttaatttaaaccaTTTTGATGACTTGAAACTGAACATTTGGGTTGTTCCCTTTTAATTGTAGGAGCACAAAGAAAtctatcagtccctccagaaaaacgcgattatgcgatcgcataattcagtgcataatcagccaaagtctgcatatttatgcggggggcgcattttttcaaatatgccgcactttcgccgcataaattgccgattttcgcgcaaaatatgcggggctggcatgatttcataatccccgcattttcgttgcaaaaaagtcacatatgtcttagcagaaagttgaaaaatgttgtgtttacttcacacaagagcagccattttcccctgttgccatgagaacgttatgaagtgatgtaattacgcgacgtgaacatcattgaaaagctgcaaaccctgcgatgaagccatgatgaaaccgcagtttttgcaagttcccgcaatttcatcgcataaaattgcataaatatcccgcatattccatcgcattttttaagaaaacgtgctgcataatcaaagagttttgcccgcaacaagcccgcatttttctggaaggactgatctATGTTAAGTCTTTtaacttaaagctacattgtgtaagaatttctcccatctagcagtgaaattgtatatgacaaccaactgaatattactttctagcccttcctcctacaGTGGCTGAACCCAAAAGTAGCTCTCTCCATCGTtaacacgcagctgttctagccactccaatattaactttggtcttgttgctttgcctgtcgcgttgtcgttttaattctctttttggcttccctggcgagtaatctccctcTTGCATTCGTCATGGTGccaataggtgtaagagggcgaaatgcggaggtatgtccctctttggctaatgtattttaaagatggaggcgctacatggctgccgtcattcgagcgagtcactcctatgtattctgaatgattctgaatgtcagattctacgcttaggagaatactttgattagttggtggaagtaattacacatgaatgagtacatatttgtgaaagaacaaaggggtttttgctaagaatcaactcaaaaaattacacaatgtagatTTAAGCTAAGCATAATTTAATGGCCTGTGTTAATCAGAACACTCACCAGTTAGAAGCACATGAAAAACAACAGCTGAATATAAACTTCAGTCCAGACTTACTAGCAACCACATGTCAACATCTGTCTCCTACTACACATAAGCACTCGTGTTTTGACGATCCTCTTCTGttaaggtgtggacacacagagccgactgtcgaacgtcggcagaaaaggcagttgggctgatcagtctccccaaattggtcaaaaaagtacgtctccataacagcaggcggcgctaatctgtattgtcgcccaaaaatgaaaaccggcagctgattggacgaacgcctcacgtgggtcttgtttctccagaaattcaaagacagactgtcacggcttgttcagaatacgatctcatattgtactaaaatagttcaccgaaacgtgtttctgaaaacattttaagtgagaaataggccatgcagttgctgaatctgtcttcatttcagatcaacaaaggtcagtttaaaagattttcgtcagattttgagagactctagtcacgctcattccgcttcccgtttccgggttagcactccaccaatcagatgggtcatttgagtccgactgccggcagtgcccgccctgccgattatacatgtcaaatctgccaaaatgaaggacaacggcccctcggacggacaacggcacgtaacacaccgaacagactcgagtcactgacctcgtcTGTGTGTCTACACCTTTTAGATGGTATTATGCTCTCCCTCTCAGTAAACCATACGGCCACATTGTTTTTACCTTGTCATGAAACTAAAGGAGGACATATTAAAGAGTTCAAAGAAACTAACCCAAACATGTCTTGAAACACTCTGAATCACACTAAATCTTTATGTCTTTCTGTTTCTTACTTTTGTCTTTTATCCCCCACTAGAGTTGCAGTCTTAGTACTCTCCAGGCTCGGTTAAAAGTTGCAGCCcaccaggctgaggaggagtcGGAGGAGACGGCTGAAAACTTCCTGGAGGGACGCACAGACATAGACGAATTCCTGACCAGCTTCATGGAGAAGAGAACGGTGAGAAGCCAGAAGTGCACTATTTGTGTAAAAATAATCATATCGTCTTTTTTTTAGTCTGAATGTGATTAGAAGTGCAGtttgaaacatttttaaagaaaGTTGTATTGACTGTTATTTGTGCCATTCCACAGCTTTGCCACAGCAGAAGGGCCAAAGAGGAAAAGTTGCAACAGTCCATCAACACACATGGACCGTTTCCTACCAGCCACTAGAACACAAGGTACAAACCACACATAAACAGATTACAAGTCATCTTTTCCTTTTGTGGAGGGAAACTGCTGGTTCTTAGCTGTCCATTTTGCAAAAGGCGGCCCTCATGGGGGAAACCCATTTGTCATCATCATTTCTTCCTTCTCCTTCTTACTTCTTAAATTTATTCCTCAGGTTTGGTGTTTTCTCAGCCAACTGCTGCCAACTAAAAGGATAAAGACTTTTGAGGGGACGAAAAGCACACTGAGTCAACAATGGGCACTTTGGAGAAATAGGTAGACGCTGATTGCAATGGTGGGCTAAAAAATACTGTTGAAGTTGGATTGCGTGAGAGCAAGATAGGTAAGCTATTGAGTCACTACAAGAGGCCAAAACTGGAAGGAGTGACACATGCCTATCTTTTCCAACCACATTACTAAGGATTGATCACATTTGGGATAATTTCTATTGCATATGCTGTTTGTCCAGTTTTAACTTGACAGTGATGACAAAGAGTTGTTTCTTTCCTATGTTTATGTCACGTTGCTCAATAAGAGCAACACCTGCACCTGATCAGAGTTATTAGTGACACATTtgaaagaaaatacaaattgtTTAGGACAGGACTCCCAATCTTACATTTTGTTTCATGCGGTGAGCAAGTAAATGTCACTATAAAAGAAGTGTTAAAAATGCTAATGTGTCTGTACTTCCCATCTCTGAGATCATTGTCAAGTCCTTGCTTTATTATCCCAGAAAGGTCCTACCGGACAGACAGAAGGCCGACCTTTACACTGCAAAGCTGCTGTTTACATTGAATTGGttgtatactatactatacatacagtatacgtGAAACTCAGCAGTGGCAGTGTCACTTCAACAAGTCAAGATAATCTATCCAAGGCATTCCTGATTTGTAATTAAACTAAACAAATTTGGgattcaaacaaaaaaaaaagaagcaaggACAGGGCAGTGTTGTCAGGAGAGCTTAGAATTTAAATTGCATATGAATTTTGGACAGTGGTCAATACTTTACGAAGTTTGTGGTTTTCCCCATTAAGTAATGTCTTGAACACAGCCTTGATATCAGTGTGTTTGCACAAACATTAATAATTTGATTAAAGGGGCGCATGTTAACACCATAACCGTCTTATCTAGTGTACCTCAAAATCAGAGTTAACGTAATCCAAATAACAAACCTGGTTACTGgtcagtttttttaaattgctgcaTTAGGTTTGTGTGAGGCTAATAAAACGTTTCCTAGATGTTAACATAAACTATTTCAAACATTGACCAGTTTAACAAACACGTTATGTAAACTGAGGTTATAGGGGAAATCAGAATACAATAAACCATATAAACGGTTTAATCACACTATTACCTTCATTCTTCATTCATACCTTCATGCTTTTGACATGAATCGAGTTATTTGTGtacatgtaaacatactgaTTATGATGAGCACTATTATGATAACCCGACTATTTTATGACACCTTTTGAACTTGTTTGGTGAAGAGCCTCAGAAGATTTGGGATAATGTTATGTTAAATGCTGCAGTAAAACTTGATGACATTGGATACTGtatttaaataatgttaataatagGCTATATTGTAATCAAAGACTCAGACACCTTGTATTATATGTTCTTATTTAATTTGTTAGAGTAATAAAGCATTTAGAATAAATCGTGTTTGCTTTACTTGCTGTTTGACAATCACTATTAGCCGTCTGACCGTTgaactagagatggtccgataccattttttgcttcccgataccgatacctgaacttgcgtattggCTGATACcaagtaccgatccgataccagtgtgtcatatattttattatgttttaacagctgaatACTGTCATCTGTagggatgtgatattatttctatctttgttgtcggtctggctcaggttaaactctttgtgaaacatgaatgccacagaactttcttatattatgcagtttgacagtcagttataacggaaaaagaacataaataatctactttaacgtagattttctttagggctttcttacatggtatcggatcggtgcataaactctgATAaacccgataccgataccagcgttttaggcagtatcggagccgataccgatactggtatcggtatcggatactggtatcggtatcggaacatctctacgtTGAACCATTGATTAAGATCATAGCAGAAATACTTTAACACTGGATGCATTATCTTGATTATAACAGTAATTCATTAGGTTCAGTATAAATCCTCTTAACATGCTTACCAAGACCACCCACTTCCTATTTAATCTCATAACAAGCAAGACACTCTGAATACTTAACACTGAACTATTACACATCATTATCACCTTCAAACCTAAGTTTCTAACTGTATCCCACAAAATACTCCTGCTGCATAATAGCAATGTGTCTTATGGGTATGTTTTGCTAGGTGAAAGGTGATAACAAAAAGTGATCTTGGAGGATACATTTCTTTCACCATGGAAAAGCAATCATTACAGTGTCTTACAGTTGCTGTCTTGTGTATCCTTCCGGAGATGTTCACACATCTTAACAAGTCAAACCACAGGTGCATTCCagttgatagatagatattgatcccaaaaaaagggaaattacagtgttgcagcagcaaaatatcagacacacagcacacatacagaatatacattaaattaaaggtTGAAGGTTTTAATGGACATTTCCCAGCTTAAACTTGCAATGCTACCATATAACTCACAGTTTCTAAACAGCACTAAAGCACAAatagtcactttaaaaaaatagaattCATGTAGATGGCAATGACTTTAAATAATATACAGTTGACTTTATCAGTAATGTATTATCTACAGTAAATCTCTGCTCCATTAAATCTCCTTGATACACCCAGCGGTGTCAGGTTTAAATCAAATAGGAACTGTAGAGGCACACGAGCACACTGACTGATGGTGACACATGAGACTACAACGCACACAACTACCGGAAGTCGactgaaggagaagaagaagcaggagGAAAAAGAAGGCGCGCATTGCAGAAGGGTAACTGGTAAAATAAACTTGTTCACGACTTATTACTTAATATTACTTACTCTGACTTATTCTGACTGTAGAGGCTCGTTTCTGCTAAGTATTCAAACATTTGAGCGGCCGAAAAACGTTAAGGTTAACCGTTAACCGACAAATTCTCTACTTTGGCACAGGTTAGCAAACACTTTAACGGTTATGTTAACTTAACAGTTACGTGTTGTTATCTTACTTTAGGGGTGCTGAGACACTTGTATGTagtattaacgttagctagttaaaTTAGGAATATAACTAAAAGCTCGATAAGTCGATAACGTTACAAAGTTACAACTTCAGTTAGCCACTAATCAAACGTTATTGCTTCACGGACTTCATGGCCATGGCCATTACTTCTGTTTGGTTGTTTAAGGTATAATATATGCAGTGTTActctaaaaaaaattttttttataaagtatagacttataaaaaaaaaaagaatccctcttgtgtgtgatggtgtttgtatctgcagagaccctgACTTCTACTTCTTTTGATTTTCCGGCAGACTAGAAGCCTTGCGGCAAATTGCTGCCTCTAACAGGACAGTttaggtagctagctaacattcgGATGTATTGTCAATTTCAGCGGAGTAGTCTCGTAGCAGAGATATAATCCATGACTGCTTCGACTATCTCAAATTGATGTTCAGGGGGATTTAGTAAGTCTCTCAATGTCCCGTTCTGTATTCCCATGTGACATAGCGCAGAGAACAACTGTTCTCTTTCATTTTTGTATTGAAGACAATCCAAAAGTACACGTTGGACAGTTTGTTGCTGTGTGCAGGTTCCACAAAGTCCATCCTCATGCTTGCCCACCTTTGCTAGATCCCATACAAGTCCACAATGCCCGAGTCTCGGCCTTGTCATTATTACGGAGTGTCTTCTTTCTTTGACCAAATAGCACTGCTCTGCCTGTAccccattttgaattgaaaaataATGACACCTCTTTTCCTTTTGCCACACTGCTGTAACATTTTTCATACCCTTAAACCAATGTCTCTTTTCAGTGCCATTTTAGCTGCCTTGTCTGCTATCTCATTCCCATCTACCCCAACATGGGCAGGACCCTAACCTCTGCCTGgattctctcttttcttcttatttttcttAGTGCGGGACCCCACATAGATGTGTAGTAACCGCTTTGCCCCTTAGCAGCTCATTCCAATGCACAAGTCGGCAGGGCACGTTAAAAGACCGCAATCCGGCGATTTTCCGCTGGAGTTATGTGGcggtgggagtgtcactgaaCTGGCCCAATTGTGTGACGCCCTGTTGTGTTCTtaacccctccccctcccccagtgtagcacaagtagactttatatctCACAATTACTGTTAACTACATATTACACCTTTTGTTAGGTGTCCATTAAAATCAAATTACTGGATAAGTTACTAGGGTTGGCTGATGTCCCCTAAATTGGCAGTTGACgatgtttacagtaaaacatgGCGATGGACGATGGTATCGTCGTcagggaggtgggggggggggggggggttgttatgTTTGCACTGAATAACGCATTTAATAAACGGAAACATAACTCTTGCAGCGCACATGAACAGATGCGCAATATTAGCGCACACATAAAATAGCACCCTCTTAATACTGTTGCTAACGTATATTCATAAATCCTGCACAACATCGTCCCGTACCTACAGGACATTAGACTTACTTattgatgcacgcacacagtagTGTCGACAAACTTAGTCCAAtgaggggagaaaggaaagtgtGATAGCGTTCCACGTTAacgcttttttctctctcactcgAGACCGCTGTGTCCAACGTTactagcagagagagagagagagagatctttttcacaaataggttgCACTAGTACCATAAGAGGTACTAGTGCAACTAGTCAGGACTGAAAATGCATTTGATTTTATCATTCTAGTACCATAAGAGTTGAATTGACATgggcaatttatataataaaagatcgatacttggcgtccgtgtatcgatacagtattgccatggaAGATATcgcaatactatgctgtatcgatccCCCCCAACCCCTACTACAAAGGTAGTATTTTATTACGAGTTTTACTGGTTTTCAGTGTAATTTTCCAGCTCGCACAGTGTAAAGAGCAGTACCGGGCAAGACAAGAGCTTGACAGTCGGCTGatatttcaggttttatttacattataGCTTCACCTTTTAAAATACGTGTAGCAACAGCAGTGCTGAAAAAGGATTTGGACCAAAGTGTTTACAAGATGTTGATATGCAGGATTTCCTTGTGTGGATTTAACTCACCGTTTTCCTGAACAGCTCCAGCTCATTGTCAGCATAATCTGACGACATCCTGGTGACATCAGTCTCAGCCATGTTCACCTGGACACCAATCAGAGTGAAACAGCGATTAACAATTCTTCCAAGTGGTTGAACACACCACGGGCCCTaacttgcacccggcgcagcacaaaggccgacgcaagtgtctttgctagtttaagaccgacgcgcTTGTCAATTTCCTGCAGCGCCCGTGACTAGGATTAGTGTGTGTCTAACAGGGTGGGGGGCGTGGCATCACGATGGTGGCTCTCCATCGTGATGTCGGCCAGCCATCACGATGATATCGTCCATCGGCACAACCATATAAGCTACCTAACATTAAAGCATAGTT contains these protein-coding regions:
- the vps37a gene encoding vacuolar protein sorting-associated protein 37A is translated as MNWLFPLSKGSGSLPLNSLQQQRQRQIESLKAAHPSLAEIQKDVEYRIPFTVNNSTISVNILLPPQFPQEKPVVSVYPPVGHHLVDGNNGTIITSPLITNFGMHSDLGKVIQSLLDEFWKSPPALMSTGSAGFPYMYKSSGMAPYPTQAYHYGPRHVGPGHTPPPGPGPAPALMPHPGADGAHGPPRAPAPYGVISDLPLPVPTGDSQAGLNGHMYKMPEIPESFPELCDLNLAQLSNMSENEDLLLEFFVSLPQLKQVTSDKEELITNIVDVAKKNLQMEPQLEGKRQEMLYKYEQLTQMKSAFETRMQRQHELSESCSLSTLQARLKVAAHQAEEESEETAENFLEGRTDIDEFLTSFMEKRTLCHSRRAKEEKLQQSINTHGPFPTSH